Below is a window of Nicotiana tabacum cultivar K326 chromosome 19, ASM71507v2, whole genome shotgun sequence DNA.
AGAGTAGAATCTTTTCCTACGTAAAACGTTTTCTAGTTATTGGACAAATAAGAACACACTTTAAAGAAGACAAAGCTACGTACCTTCTCCTTTGCTCTTGGGGAGCCCGACTGAGACAATGCAACAAGTGGTGGAACAGCACCTTCTTGCAACACTAATCGACAATACTTGGGACTGTTGAGACACAGTTGCAGCAGTATTGCGGCAGCATTTTCCTTTCCCCTCTGAGATCCGGTTTCAACAATCTCGACTAGTGATGGTATACCTCCTTCTCGGGCAATAGCTAAGCAGCCCTCTGCAATGGTAGACAAATTTGCAAGAAGAGCAACAGCCTTATCGACCAATTCATTTGAAGGGTCCAACAACCTAATGAGATGCTTCACAGCCCCAGCCTGAACAATGCGAGCCTTATTTTCATGAAATATTGACAGGTTAAATAATGCTGTAGCAGCATCTTTCTTCCCTCTGATGGTACCCGAACCAAGAAGATCAACCAAGGCTTTAACTGCTCCAGAACGCCCAATCTTTTTCCTGTACTCTTCCAAAAGAGACAGACTAAAAAGAGCTGCCGCAGCATTCTCTTTTGCTCCAGCATTTCCTGTTCTCAGGACATGGATAAGGGGTTCAAGCGCCCCTTGTTCTGCAATAATGGCCTTGATGTCTTCATTTATTGACAAGTTTAGTAGTGCTGTGACAGCATGCTCTTGAGTTAGCTTCACAACAGAGTGTAGCAAAGAGATGAGTGGAGCAATAGCCCCACAGCGGCCTATAATAGCTCGGTTTTCCATGTTGTGCTTTGCCAGAAACCGCAATTCTGCTGCAGCTGTCGTTTGCACCTCAGTTGAATGACTATCCAAGTCTCTAATAAGCTTTTCAACATGGGAACTCGTGGTCAGATCATCAGACATTGATTTTGTTGGTAAAGAAAGTTGTCTAGCATGGTTGTGGAGTCCATTCACAGCCATCCCACCCATTGTTTTGGAGCTGTGATATTGCCTTGCAGATAAATTAGGAGAATTCCCAACACTCTTGTTACACGGAGAAGAAACGCGGTAATCACATTGTACCTCTCCAGATGTATCACTCACATTATCATGTTTGCTTGATATCCTGGAGACATCAGTTGATGCCGAGGGAAGATAATCAATACTGGAAACAGCACTTGATACTGATTCGCTCCTGCTGTGGTTATAGGAAATCCCTGGGGATGTGTGGCCAGATTTTTCAGCCTCCCTGATACGGCATGCACTTAATTCTTCTTCACTTATTTCAGAAGTGCAATCAATCTTCTGACTTTCAAAAGCTTGTCCACCTTGAAGACAGAGTCTTGATGTTGAATTGCTAGTTTCTGAAGAACCTCGCACGTTGTCCATGTCAATAAGGTGTCCAGATTTTGATGAGATTCCATCATGAGTGGACTCAAAATTCCCGTCATCCAGCCTCACCTTGTTTTCCTCACACCAATTTTCTATCAGAGCCTTAACAGTGTAGTTTGGGATAAGATTTGAATGTGCGAGCGCTTGGAGGGTTTTGGGGCATGTAGTTAGTCCATGATCCAGCCATTTTTGAATGGAAGTCTGATCATAAGTTTGGCCTGAAGCAATAATGACTGGATTCACCATCAGTTCCAGAGACAAAGGACACCGGAAATAAGGAGGGATCTTAATACCATCTATGGCCTTGAAGGTGTCAAGTTCAAGCATACAATCACGAATATGAGAGAAGAGGTCAATGGAAACGGTGATCTTATCCAAATCTCCTCTTGTTTTATTATCTTTAGCCTTCATTCTCTCCTTCTCTAATGCAATACATTCATTCAACAGTTCTTCGTGAGATGCCAAATTAAGGGAGTGAATGATTTCTGTCAGACTTTCAGAGCGAAGAACCTTTCCTCCTTCAAGAGCCATGTTTATGTGTTTTGATATTTTCCCCACTTCGCAATTTTGAAGTTCCTGTATGAAGTGCTGAAGCACAGGAAATTGGAATCAGTCGAGCTACTGTCAGGATCAAGTAATTAACTGAGCTAGATTATTAACAAGAAAATGAAGGATACAACTAAAGACTCGTGATATTTAAAATGCTCCAAACCTGAATTTCAGAAAGACTCAAAGTGGGTGGTGATGATTCTACTAATTTACTTAAAATGTGAGATATCTTGAGTGCAATGCTCTGGATTTTCAGCAATTGTGGCTCGCTCCGCAAAACCTGAAATATCAAATATATAATAAGTTCTCAtcaaaaaaatagaaatggaaaagCTTGTGATAAGCTAGATTTAATTCTCCGTTACTTTCAATTCAATAAAACTGGACGATATAACAACTATGGCTCAGTCCAAACAAGTTGGgttggctatatgaatcctcattgATCATGTTTCTCCATTTGCTCAACTCATATATGATAACTGGATGATAActgaaaagaaatatttttttccaaaCTGGAAATTTTATGGTAGAATGAGGTCAGGCGTGCAGCTTGATCTAATTTCTAGATTTTACAAATGGAGGAAGAAAAGTAAAAGATTTACTACATATCCGGATTTCAAAAAAAGGTCGCCCTTCTCCTCCAAGGAGGGAGACAGAAAAAAGCATTAGAGAACTGATAAGAACACCAATCTCATGGATCATGAGCTTAAACATGAGCATTTGACATAGTTATTGATCTTGTTATATTTAAACCCCATATAAATCAGGTGAATAGATGTAACTCAGTGATCTTACTCAGCAGGGCAATTACATAAAAAGCCTGCAGAAAATTTGTCCAAAATGAGAGTACTAGTCTACTAGATACATAAATTCATTCCTTTTTTTGATAGGTGCTACATAAATTCATTCTACTTATGTGATAACACCATTTCAGTATTTTTGCACTTTGAGATAGTAATTGGAGCAGTGCATAACATGATCTATACTGAGAAGGCCTGATTATGTAAGGTATTTGAAGACTTTGTTACATGAACATGATCTAACATAAGCAGAAGTTGGTCTGACATAATCAAAGCAAataaaatagcataatacttatcaGCAGCACAATAAAACACCAACTCTCACTATAAGACAGTTGAGGACACCATGTACAGGCAACCAAGAGTTTTATTCTTCTTATAGAGGAAGACTATTTCCTCAGAATTATTCACAACGACTAGTCTCAAGCAGAAAAAGCAAACTAACACGAAAGGTAAAGGAAATGACACTGGCACTCAGATCCTAGCCACAATAAGAGGTAGCTTCATGCGCTGGCAAGTAATCAATGTAACATTGACAGCACAGAATTTAATCATGGATGATGAATCCTTTTAGAATGAATTATGTTTGAACAAAATAAATGCAACAGAAATTACGTAGTGCAAACTCTTTGGAAGCTGAAACACGAAAGTGTATACTTAATTAGGGAACAACAGTCAGAGCGATTAACTCTGCCCTGCAACCTACAGAAGATCCTAAATTTTGCATTCAGTTTCCTTCATTTTGTGAGGATATGTCTACAACAGAGAAGGAAATTAAAAATGGCCGTTACCCAGAGAATCTTGCTCTTCTTAGGAGACCATTCTTCCAGTAATTCTCTAGCTTCATTAATGGCTATGTCCAGTTCTTCACACTGCCTTGATATGGTTTCATCTGAAGGAGCTTTTTGTTGAGCAATATCATCAAGTACCGGTTTTAAAAGCTTCAACAAAGTCGCAATATTTTTATAACTCTTTTGACCAGGCATAGTCTTTGATGTTAGACACGTCACAAGATGAATGAATCGAGAGATACTGTTTATAAGGCACCTTACAGATGTCAACTCCATTAACCTGTCCTGCATAAATCAAAAAGCATATTATCTATGCGGCTACTTGCAACAGATAGTCAAGATGAGGGGTGGAAAGATGCAGGTTAGATGTAGTTGTGATGATTAGCAGAACAACTACCTCTCTTATGCCTGCTTCTTATACGGTTCACAAAAAATTCTCCGACAGCAAAAACTGATTAGTTTGGTAATCTTTTTGCCCCAACTTATAGAATACTCTTTCCATATTAGAACTTCCAAAACACTAGGTCATTTCTTACCATCTACCTAAGAACTGGTGAGCAGAAGTACTTGGTACCTATGCTAGTGGGAAATAGTAGGTACCCAGTGAAATAGTCGAGGTGCACGCAAACTGGCCCAAACACCACCGTCACAAATAACAACATTCAAACTTCCATCCAAGATGTTTAATATATTTCCACCAATACTCTAATCATAACGACTTTCACAAGTTACTAGAATTTAATTCATTTCACTACCTATTTAAACTTTAATCTGATGTTCTTTTTTTCTATCGAAGTAACTTCTCTCACCCATCATTTTGATATTATTGCAATGCTACTTATATAATACTATGCAAGTCAAACTAACATCATAACTCTATTTCCAGGTCTCACAAAATAGAATAGAAGCAAAGCTTAAAATTAAGGGCTCTTATCAGAAATGCAAGAAAATATAGTGGCTCATCTCAGTCATTGGTGTGACTAAATAATATGAAAGGGAAAAAAAGGGAGACAGAGGAGTAAGAAAGTTAACAGAACAAGAGATCAAGAGAGAAACAAGTGCTATACAAAGTTAACAGAACAAGAGATCAAGAGAGAAACAAGTGCTAtacaacaaaaacaaacaaacagtTATGGCCTTTATAGGTGATCTAAGTACATGACGTGAAGTCCAGACATCGATCATATTATCTTTTCAGCGAATTACAAAATACAAATGCCATCTTGAGATGTTTTGATATAGCTGTCATGTGCTTAGATGGAAAACACCTATGAATAGAATTACTCTATGTCAAATGTCTGTCCTACAACTCCTTAGAAGTCAAAATCTACTAGTTCTACCATATTTTTTCACAGATTGGACAAATTAgcacaaaatttcaaattcaagtacCCTGAGCAATAAGAAACAGAACTAGTTAAAGAATTACCATCAAATTTAATAGCTTAACCTATTCCTTAAATGAGTTCACCCAAATCCTTTTTTTTTCACTTTCCGAAGTTTAGATATACTGAAACCACAAagccaaaattaaaaaaaaattgatttagacaccaaaaaagaaaaaagattaaaTTTTCTTAGCACATATGATATTGTGAACACTGTTTATTGGTAATTTCCAAGACTTAACAATTAAACATCATTACAAACCACAGCTTACCTCAACCAAGAAAAGCTGAaaacagaattagaaaaaaaaaattaagttaaaAACAAAGACACAATTAGGAAAACCATAAAAACCAATTAGCAGATTGAATTAAAAGAAGAAACAGCAGCTTGGGTTGTACCTGGAGCATAGATGGTGcgagaaaaaaaaaaatcagatctTGAAGAAACAATGGTGTTTCAAAAGGGAAAAAATCTCAACATGAGTATTCAAATGGGTAGAGCATAGAATAAAGCTCAAGAATCAAATGACTCCTTTTTCTCCAACAATTCTTGCCAACCCTTTTTGCAGTGCTTCATTGTAGAGAGAAGAAGCcaaagggaagaaaagaaaacaatgtTAAATTGGTGGGGCCCTTTATAGCTGCAGATTTGTTTGGTGATGCTGTGAAAATTTATTATACTAATTAATGGAGGGAGAAATGTGATTAATGGATTAAAATATGGGGAAATAGGAATCTAAATTATGAACTGATAAAAGGGGAAATGATTTCTAGGAACATTGCAGAGAGTACCATCCATTTACTTTCCAGAAATGATAGTATTTGAAATGACTAATGCACCCTCCTGATAGAGTACAATATTTTTTTCTCCGTgctcatcacaaatataattattatttccAAATGAATTTGGAGTGCTaaataacaaatattttgttcCTCATCTAAAAAAGAAAAGTTTTTTAAATGATACGAAAGTAATAATTCCTTAGTTGAGctgaaaaatactaaaatttctattcttttaattttttaattttcagatctTTTATTGTCAAAAGTTATATTGTTCAGAacgctttttattttttaatatagtCCAGGACGACTTGATCAGGCGATTCACGatttgtttggttgaaaaatcaTTTAGAATTTTGCCACTTTTGATCTACATTTATGAAATATTTACGGAAgagttttataaaaaaatttaataaaattatcaaGTGAATGTGATATGTAAGTAAGCTAATGCTTTTGTACTTAGGTGATTCAGGTTACAGTGTGGTCCAATTATTCCAACTTAGCATGACAAAACAACAAGTCAAAGACCAAATGCACCAATTGCAACTTGTTTACTGAAATTTATCGTTTAaagtaaaaaaaggaaaagaaaaacttttgaaaaGATTAACAACATTAATTCTGCTAACTAATCATTGGCAACAATGTGTGGCTAACATGAAAGTGGCGTCGCTTTAATCATCTTGCTTTAAGAAATTGTCAAAAACCCAGAACATTCCTCTATTTCGAGTCAAAGGGTCTCATTTTTTTCACCGAGTCAAACGGTCTCTccgtttttattttctttttttttcttatctatttaaaatttattatatagtgtgatttttttatttattctttcattttaatttttaaaatagtttacgCTGTTCTTTCagtaataatatttatttatatgtcaCAAGTTCCTAGATTTGAATCTAATTAACCGCGAAAAAACTACGTGATATTTTCTGTCAAATTATTACTTTTATACCATAGTGAAtcaaattatattttaatttcatTCTCGATATAATCTTTTTACATAAAAGTAATAGATGGAATACTTTGGTGTTGAAGCCGAACGTGCAATAGAGAAATCATGACAATTGACAGATGTCAAAGTATATTTGTTCTGGGAAATTATTAATTTATCTATTTACAAGAAGCTGTTTATTTATTCTGAGCCACAATAAACATAAACATTTTTAAATAAGGAAATGACAgcctttaattatttattttggtCGCTGACCACAGACACCCCCTTTTCCAAACAAAAAGGTTTGTggatatatatattaaattttgacCAAAGGACAACTTGAGAATCACtgtaacatcaaaatcaaaattgaCTATTAAATCCACATGCAAGTTTAATGCACTTTACTATACCAAATTAGAAACTCAAACAACAAGTTGGCTTTTGCTAACGTCAAGTCAAAGTTCAAACTGCCCTAAAGTTGGCAGTGAGACATTAAAAAATACGGAGTAGTATTGATAACGTGCATGGTCCCATGTATGACAACCTAAATCATTTTGTCATAAATTTTCACCTTTTGGCAAAACCTGCGTTTCAACAGATTTTTCACATTCTGGATATatgtttttatgatatttttgagattattacaatttatatacaattagaAGGATACGTTGACATTGTATAAGATTAAAAGAAATGTAACCAAATTTAGCGTGTTTTTACTCTGTCCTAAAATGTATCCATCATTAATTAATCTATCAATTCTAAAAGCCCGTTCAAGCtgccaaaaaatatttattttaaaaagtatttttgtttGTAAGTGTTTTTTGAAAAAGTACTTTTGTAAAATAACAGTTTGTGTTTAGGCAATTCAGTTGAGCAATGCTTTTTGCAAGCtcattgtgtttggccaatcttttagaaaaacacttttaagtatcaaattacgtaAAATGACAGTAAAGGTTTAATTTGCGATTAGTATAATAAATTTAAACATTTATTATAAAAGAATTTAACTAAAATATAAAatgtaaagtaaaaatataaattaaaaattccaatcaatataaaatatagttatttcaaagcAATAACATTGAGTGGTTGgtattacttattgtttacatgataatttaaatatatcaaaatacatcattcaatataaatttaaaatctaCTCGTACGAATAagagaaagagaataaaaatatgattaaaataaaaaagagaagaaatgtaTAGTTGaaataaaggaaaaggaaaagaaaaataatgttaaATTAAGGAgggataatttaaaaaatataaatttattgtaaggtTATTTTTGTCTTGAACAAATTAATTTTCTGCTTCTCGGAAGAAACTAGAATTTGTAACTTctccccaaaaataaaaaaaactacttTCGATGcggctcaaaagtactttttcatTTTGGCCAAATatcttaaatttttcaaaaagtacttttagcctctcagaagcttggccaaacagactcTAAATGACATAAATGTGCAAAAGTAACAAATAAAAAACCTAAAtgcataatttaaaattttgatatatttaatACTAAAAACCTTAAATGTTGAACAGACCAAGTATGAATATTGAATTTTGCCTCTATCAAGAAATGTATCTTGATTGGCactaaatctttaaaaaaaaaaatagatttgaaATTTGTGCAGAAAATGTGTATACTTTACAAAGAATCTAGTTTAAACACTAATGAATATATTTGCCTTTTCTCCTCTATTTAAACTTCAATAATTTAAGGTAAGTTTAGGCGGGGCACACAGGATAGAAGGGCCCTGATCAACTTGCACCAAGTAGTTAAGCCATAGTACTATAAATTGTTTGATGGATTAGTATATATATAGGGGGCCCTCTTTCTTCTTGTTTATCCTCATACCTTTTTTTCATTTGATGAGCTGTCGCCTGTGAGTAAGTGCTTTTCTTTAGTCCTTGGCCTACTTTGATCTGTACAACATTTCAGATGTTAGATGCAAAAAACAAAAGCTGAAAAAGTAATAAAGCTTCAGCTATtacatttcttttcttctttaagcAGGAAGATACTATTCTCTCTATTCCAAATTATGGGACACGCTTCccgtttttgtttgttttaaaaagaatatCATTTTTCTTATTGAAAAATAAGTTAACTTTAAAATTCTAATTTTCTCTTTAATGAGAAGATTTATAAGTCACAAAAATATTTATGGACTTATTTTAGATCACAAGTTCTAAAAGTTTTCcttctttcttaaattttgtgtGCGGTCAAACAATGTCATATAAATTGAGACGGATAAATTAATATTAATGCAACATCAATAATACGAATTAGTAGTAACATATTTTAGCATACACCAATAAGAAAGATATTACTAATAGTATATAAAATGGTTACAGGCTCACGTTAAATGGATTTAAATTTAAAGTTCTTGGTCTACGTACGTACCTCCGCCTTGAATTTTAACATATTTGTCGAAGTTTATTACAAATTCACATTTAATGGGGTTTAAATCTTAAAAAAATGATCTTTTATTGTGCTTATTACAATATAACCAATTTAGTTTCCTCAAATTTTTCTCTCGTTCTgtgcaaaaaatataaaatgtcGTCATCTAACGGTGATTTATGAAACTATCCATCCAATTttctagtgattcattgagtagtCATTCATCATCATCCAGCAACAAAACCCACGTGTTCATAAACATCACAAACAATCTTGAGAAGTTTATCTTGACTAATAGAATTAAATTCTTAGCCAAAAAAATGAATTGGTGGCCCCAGAATCAATGTTCGAGGACAAGTCCCAAATTCTCCAAAAGCTAAAACTTGATTTGCAGTACACATTTCAGGTGTTACAtgcaaaaacaaaagcaaaaaaagaaCATAAAACTTTAGCTACTGtatttttatcttctttaatCATGAATTTAAAACGCTATCTATAATAATTATGCAACATCAACAATACGGATTAGTAACATTGAAGCATAcattaataagaaaaatattactactaatacATTAAACGCACATTTATTTATAGTGTGGTATTCTTACAAGGCGTAAAGCTTTTGATTTCACACAGTACCTAATATTATTGCTTATATTGGTAAGGATTAATTCAAATTAATAAGATGTTAGCTATGTACTTACAATGTATTATCTTGGATCTTCTTGTAAAACACTTTGAATAGTAAAGTACTTCTACCGTTTAAAATAGACAACCTTTTTTAACagccttttttccctttttttataaAGATTTTGCACCTTTTTTCTACAAACTTCAGTATTATCTAGGTAAATATATCattatatattttactattaatattttttaggGCCTAAAAAAAGCTTTACTAGCGTCCCGCCCTTCCCCTTGAGCCACCCATTGGGTAGGGATAAGCTGGAGATTAAGTAattctattttcaaaaataatGACGGTCAATAATGATCAGCAAAGCACTAATTGGCAGTTGGTATTAATGTGACATTATATATTTTGACGAATTAtatatgattttggatttaggattTAGGATAGGGATGAAAGGGCAATAGTCGCAGGCTGTCCCATATTAGGTCGAAGATATGCAATGTGTTTTTAGTCAATGTCGGTTTGTTAGGGTGAGAGATAAGACAGCAACGAGACTGTGGGCATAAACGGCACCTAattaaaacaaaacctaattaaactatactatacTGACTTTGAATTATCACAATGGCATGCTACTATCTTAAAATAAGTATATCCACAATTAAACTATGTTTCATGGACATCGACTTAATACACGAAAAATTTATCAACAGCCTATATTTACACTAAACTAATGCATATACATACACTTCTTATATGTAAATGATCAGTTGGTATACCTCAATTTATTACTTAATCATGACAAATTATATATGATTCAATATAACACTGAATGCGGATAAAAAAATTTCCTCTGAAATCTGAACACTGCTATTTAACTCAATGTTTGTAACTATTCAAAATGGAAGTGTATATCTTTGCGACAAGTTTTTGGTGTGTTAAAAAAGTTACGAAATACCAAAACCTATTTTACACAAATGCTTCAAAAAGATTCGATGACAATTATGGACATGACAAGATCCAAATtgtgtttcaaaaaaaaaaaaacactatcCCATCAAACTTTTACTAGTTGAGTAAACAATGCCAACTCACTCGCAGCTGCATTTTCACGACAAAATCAAATG
It encodes the following:
- the LOC107779205 gene encoding U-box domain-containing protein 3-like isoform X1; translated protein: MLQDRLMELTSVRCLINSISRFIHLVTCLTSKTMPGQKSYKNIATLLKLLKPVLDDIAQQKAPSDETISRQCEELDIAINEARELLEEWSPKKSKILWVLRSEPQLLKIQSIALKISHILSKLVESSPPTLSLSEIQHFIQELQNCEVGKISKHINMALEGGKVLRSESLTEIIHSLNLASHEELLNECIALEKERMKAKDNKTRGDLDKITVSIDLFSHIRDCMLELDTFKAIDGIKIPPYFRCPLSLELMVNPVIIASGQTYDQTSIQKWLDHGLTTCPKTLQALAHSNLIPNYTVKALIENWCEENKVRLDDGNFESTHDGISSKSGHLIDMDNVRGSSETSNSTSRLCLQGGQAFESQKIDCTSEISEEELSACRIREAEKSGHTSPGISYNHSRSESVSSAVSSIDYLPSASTDVSRISSKHDNVSDTSGEVQCDYRVSSPCNKSVGNSPNLSARQYHSSKTMGGMAVNGLHNHARQLSLPTKSMSDDLTTSSHVEKLIRDLDSHSTEVQTTAAAELRFLAKHNMENRAIIGRCGAIAPLISLLHSVVKLTQEHAVTALLNLSINEDIKAIIAEQGALEPLIHVLRTGNAGAKENAAAALFSLSLLEEYRKKIGRSGAVKALVDLLGSGTIRGKKDAATALFNLSIFHENKARIVQAGAVKHLIRLLDPSNELVDKAVALLANLSTIAEGCLAIAREGGIPSLVEIVETGSQRGKENAAAILLQLCLNSPKYCRLVLQEGAVPPLVALSQSGSPRAKEKAQQLLSHFRSQREGATGRGKS
- the LOC107779205 gene encoding U-box domain-containing protein 3-like isoform X2, translated to MELTSVRCLINSISRFIHLVTCLTSKTMPGQKSYKNIATLLKLLKPVLDDIAQQKAPSDETISRQCEELDIAINEARELLEEWSPKKSKILWVLRSEPQLLKIQSIALKISHILSKLVESSPPTLSLSEIQHFIQELQNCEVGKISKHINMALEGGKVLRSESLTEIIHSLNLASHEELLNECIALEKERMKAKDNKTRGDLDKITVSIDLFSHIRDCMLELDTFKAIDGIKIPPYFRCPLSLELMVNPVIIASGQTYDQTSIQKWLDHGLTTCPKTLQALAHSNLIPNYTVKALIENWCEENKVRLDDGNFESTHDGISSKSGHLIDMDNVRGSSETSNSTSRLCLQGGQAFESQKIDCTSEISEEELSACRIREAEKSGHTSPGISYNHSRSESVSSAVSSIDYLPSASTDVSRISSKHDNVSDTSGEVQCDYRVSSPCNKSVGNSPNLSARQYHSSKTMGGMAVNGLHNHARQLSLPTKSMSDDLTTSSHVEKLIRDLDSHSTEVQTTAAAELRFLAKHNMENRAIIGRCGAIAPLISLLHSVVKLTQEHAVTALLNLSINEDIKAIIAEQGALEPLIHVLRTGNAGAKENAAAALFSLSLLEEYRKKIGRSGAVKALVDLLGSGTIRGKKDAATALFNLSIFHENKARIVQAGAVKHLIRLLDPSNELVDKAVALLANLSTIAEGCLAIAREGGIPSLVEIVETGSQRGKENAAAILLQLCLNSPKYCRLVLQEGAVPPLVALSQSGSPRAKEKAQQLLSHFRSQREGATGRGKS